A genomic region of Branchiostoma lanceolatum isolate klBraLanc5 chromosome 4, klBraLanc5.hap2, whole genome shotgun sequence contains the following coding sequences:
- the LOC136434168 gene encoding uncharacterized protein yields MYGRLCVVGRSCRLHPALLTLQSRVSSGTLDRPLPFLRVTCPPGVPLYFGRTFHLISTIRGERCKTASCDVLTVRIRALCSSTGGRKPPGDDPATATSAGKGSLEYIRDSLATIQTSLQHGGPTWKGYNVLKILLALAVLSGLGVYLFRDEVRQNVAEEVSNVATRSMADEELVTRVNELSKALVNDVLNDENILNRTKEFSSNLIIDIMADEHNQEKMGLLLKNLILKTLSDENMQKEMAVHVKSILSRPEVRDAVLAVIQGLFNEPRVQQEVRVLFLLLMHYYFFKSVLASDTVQGEATELGRTISSSLLRDDGLQKEAGNMMWGAFKYSFTPTFVPWTSPADGKKES; encoded by the exons ATGTACGGCCGGTTATGTGTCGTGGGGAGAAGCTGTAGGCTCCACCCGGCGTTGTTGACGCTACAATCGCGAGTTTCGTCCGGCACTCTCGACCGCCCGCTACCCTTTCTACGCGTTACGTGCCCTCCAGGTGTACCGTTATATTTTGGGCGGACGTTCCACCTTATCTCCACCATTCGTGGCGAACGTTGTAAAACAGCAAGTTGTGACGTTTTGACCGTACGTATCAGAGCGCTCTGTAGTTCCACTGGGGGACGGAAACCTCCAGGGGACGACCCCGCAACTGCAACCTCTGCGGGGAAGGGATCTCTGGAGTACATCCGTGATAGCCTGGCAACAATACAGACCAGCCTTCAACACGGCGGGCCAACATGGAAGGGCTACAACGTTCTGAAGATTCTACTGGCTCTCGCTGTCCTGTCTG GCCTCGGAGTTTATCTGTTCCGAGACGAAGTGCGACAAAACGTGGCGGAGGAGGTCTCTAACGTGGCGACCCGTTCCATGGCGGATGAGGAGCTGGTGACCCGGGTCAACGAACTGTCGAAAGCCCTGGTCAACGACGTTCTGAACGATGAAAACATCCTGAACCGAACCAAGGAGTTCTCCTCCAACCTTATCATTG ACATCATGGCAGATGAACATAACCAGGAGAAAATGGGTCTGCTTTTGAAGAACCTGATTCTAAAGACGCTCAGCGATGAAAACATGCAGAAGGAAATGGCCGTGCACGTCAAGTCCATCCTGTCACGTCCTGAAGTCAGGGACGCTGTCCTGGCTGTGATACAGGGGCTGTTCAATGAGCCCAGAGTGCAACAGGAGGTCCgagttctttttttgttgttgatgcaCTATT ACTTCTTTAAGAGTGTGCTGGCATCGGACACCGTTCAAGGGGAGGCCACAGAACTGGGCCGTACCATCTCCTCCAGTCTGCTGAGGGATGATGGACTACAGAAAGAGGCAGGCAACATGATGTGGGGTGCCTTCAAGTATTCATTCACCCCCACGTTCGTTCCATGGACCAGTCCCGCTGATGGTAAAAAGGAAAGTTGA
- the LOC136432545 gene encoding uncharacterized protein: MLKFILLVNKQGQTRLAQYYEHPEHERVSIERDIIRKCLAREDSQCSFLEYKNFKLVYRRYASLYFIVGVDHTENELAILELIHNIVETYDKYFDKVCELDIMFNLDKAYMILEEMVMNGRIVEMNQNRILLPIRVMDQAAQ, from the exons ATGTTGAAGTTCATCCTGCTGGTTAACAAACAGGGCCAGACGCGCCTGGCACAATACTATGAACATCCCGAACACGAGCGCGTCTCCATCGAGAGGGACATCATCAGGAAATGTCTGGCCAGGGAAGacagtcag TGTTCCTTCTTGGAATACAAGAACTTCAAGTTGGTGTACAGGAGATATGCATCACTCTACTTCATCGTTGGAGTAGACCACACTGAAAATGAACTTGCCATCTTAGAACTTATCCACAACATAGTGGAAACGTATGACAAGTATTTTGACAAAGTTTGTGAACTGGACATCATGTTCAATCTGGACAAGGCCTACATGATTCTGGAGGAGATGGTTATGAATGGAAGAATAGTGGAGATGAATCAAAACCGTATCTTGTTGCCTATCAGAGTCATGGACCAGGCAGCACAATAA
- the LOC136432547 gene encoding striatin-3-like isoform X2, whose translation MDDGSTGNPHAVPPGSNQPGMIPNKPQTLQDEQSQQTKYSIPGILHFIQHEWARFEMERAHWEVERAELQARIAFLQGERKGQENLKRDLVRRIKMLEYALKQERAKYHKLKYGTELNQGEMRPPTPPSDEERETDSPLSQNSQVTWRQGRQLLRQYLQEIGYSDTILDVRSNRVRTLLGLTPNESTKQDGEAGEVLVNGEQEREARRDADRRPVEKKRAGIPEIDSEASVLATFDFLSSEAVDDEDEENLSDGEEDGGAADDESEDREQRRRREKGKKALVQMMENESLAGMEDVLADPETEEALAEFDFLVSEAGEGAGEAKSTDGAEWGLDKSPTTEEWAMDKNLLNKLKEEFKKERPNRSTLQAMLANLGGDDDIVMPAGGPPRSAINNPDLGPLDEPRKEGPRRAVLGVGGPEEESLEAALGLGDLAGLTVTNEAEPLQYDVAATKEAFRKTWNPKYTLRSHFDAVRALAFHPIEPVLITASEDHTLKMWNLQKTVPAKKSASLDVEPIYTFRAHSGPVTCLCVSSNGDQCYSGSTDSTIRCWNIPSPNIDPYDAFDPTVLGQALVGHTDAIWGVTIHSVKQQLLSCSSDGTVRLWSLQNKSPLLNTYTAEKDDGAPTSVDFVRCELSQMVAAYSSSVAVLYDLETAQPVAKLDARQGSDSGVSCQINRVVAHPTLPITITAHEDRHIKFFDNNSGKMVNTMVAHLDAVTSLAVDPNGLYLLSGSHDCSIRLWNLDSKTCVQEITSHRKKFDESIFDVAFHPSKPYIASAGADALAKVFV comes from the exons ATGGACGACGGCTCGACTGGCAACCCGCACGCTGTGCCACCGGGCTCTAACCAACCCGGGATGATTCCCAACAAACCACAGACTCTCCAAGACGAGCAATCGCAGCAGACCAAGTACTCCATACCGGGTATTCTTCACTTCATCCAACATGAGTGGGCCCGCTTTGAGATGGAGAGGGCTCACTGGGAAGTTGAACGCGCTGAATTACAA GCCCGGATAGCTTTTTTACAAGGAGAAAGGAAAGGTCAAGAGAATTTGAAGAGAGACTTGGTCCGAAGGATAAAAATGTTAGAATATGCCCTCAAACAAGAGAG AGCAAAATACCATAAGTTGAAATACGGAACAGAACTGAACCAGGGGGAAATGAGACCACCAACCCCTCCTTCAG AtgaagagagagaaacagaCTCACCCTTGTCACAGAACAGTCAGGTGACATGGAGACAAGGCAGACAGCTACTCAGACA GTATTTACAAGAAATAGGCTATTCAGACACCATATTAGACGTGAGATCGAACCGCGTGCGGACGTTGTTGGGCCTTACGCCAAACGAGTCCACCAAACAGGACGGCGAGGCTGGGGAGGTCCTCGTGAACGGTGAACAGGAGAGGGAAGCCCGCAGAGATGCAGACAGGAG GCCAGTAGAGAAGAAGCGAGCGGGGATACCGGAGATTGACAGCGAGGCGTCAGTGTTGGCCACGTTTGACTTCCTGTCGTCGGAGGCCGTGGATGACGAGGACGAGGAGAACCTGAGCGACGGGGAGGAGGACGGCGGCGCGGCGGATGACGAGTCGGAAGATCGCGagcagaggaggaggagggaaaaGGGGAAAAAGGCGCTAGTACAG ATGATGGAGAATGAGAGCCTGGCAGGAATGGAGGATGTGTTGGCGGACCCAGAGACAGAAGAGGCCCTGGCAGAGTTTGACTTCCTGGTATCCGAGGCAGGCGAGGGTGCAGGTGAGGCCAAGAGCACAGACGGTGCCGAGTGGGGGCTAG ACAAGTCCCCCACAACAGAAGAATGGGCCATGGACAAGAACTTACTGAACAAACTCAAGGAGGAATTCAAGAAAGAAC GCCCCAATCGCTCGACACTCCAAGCCATGTTGGCAAACCTGGGTGGGGACGATGACATTGTTATGCCCGCCGGGGGCCCCCCAAGGAGTGCAATCAACAACCCCGACTTGGGGCCTCTGGATGAACCAAGGAAAGAAG GCCCCAGAAGAGCAGTTTTAGGGGTAGGTGGGCCGGAAGAGGAGTCGTTGGAAGCAGCGCTCGGACTTGGCGACCTGGCAGGACTGACCGTAACCAATGAAGCGGAACCCCTTCAGTATGAT GTAGCAGCAACAAAAGAAGCGTTTAGGAAAACATGGAATCCAAAGTACACATTaagaag TCACTTTGATGCGGTCCGTGCGCTGGCATTCCATCCCATCGAGCCTGTCCTGATCACCGCGTCAGAAGACCACACCCTGAAGATGTGGAACCTACAGAAAACGGTTCCAGCCAAAAA GAGTGCCTCACTAGATGTGGAGCCAATCTACACATTCAGAGCACACTC AGGCCCAGTGACCTGCCTGTGTGTGAGCTCCAATGGTGACCAGTGTTACAGTGGCAGTACAGACTCCACCATTAGATGTTGGAACATCCCCAGCCCCAACATTGACCCTTATGATGCTTTTG ACCCAACAGTACTTGGCCAAGCCCTGGTTGGACACACTGATGCCATCTGGGGCGTGACCATCCACTCCGTCAAACAGCAACTCCTGTCATGCTCGTCCGACGGCACGGTGCGGTTATGGAGCCTACAGAACAAGTCCCCGCTACTCAACACTTACACTGCCGAGAAAG ATGACGGGGCTCCCACGTCCGTGGACTTCGTGCGGTGCGAGCTGAGTCAGATGGTGGCGGCGTACAGCTCGTCGGTCGCCGTGCTGTACGACCTGGAGACCGCACAGCCGGTCGCCAAACTGGACGCCAGGCAAGGCTCAG attCGGGCGTGTCGTGCCAGATCAACAGAGTGGTGGCTCACCCCACGCTGCCCATCACCATCACAGCACACGAGGACAGGCACATCAAATTCTTTGACAACAATTCAG GTAAGATGGTGAACACCATGGTGGCCCACCTGGACGCTGTGACCAGCCTGGCTGTGGACCCCAACGGCCTCTACCTGCTGTCAGGAA GTCATGACTGTTCCATCCGGCTGTGGAACCTGGATAGCAAGACCTGTGTACAGGAGATCACCTCTCATCGGAAGAAGTTTGACGAGTCCATTTTCGACGTGGCGTTCCACCCTTCGAAGCCATACATTGCCAGTGCAGGAGCGGACGCCCTGGCCAAGGTGTTTGTATGA
- the LOC136432547 gene encoding striatin-3-like isoform X3 has protein sequence MDDGSTGNPHAVPPGSNQPGMIPNKPQTLQDEQSQQTKYSIPGILHFIQHEWARFEMERAHWEVERAELQARIAFLQGERKGQENLKRDLVRRIKMLEYALKQERAKYHKLKYGTELNQGEMRPPTPPSDEERETDSPLSQNSQVTWRQGRQLLRQYLQEIGYSDTILDVRSNRVRTLLGLTPNESTKQDGEAGEVLVNGEQEREARRDADRRPVEKKRAGIPEIDSEASVLATFDFLSSEAVDDEDEENLSDGEEDGGAADDESEDREQRRRREKGKKALVQMMENESLAGMEDVLADPETEEALAEFDFLVSEAGEGADKSPTTEEWAMDKNLLNKLKEEFKKERKTKKGAKRPNRSTLQAMLANLGGDDDIVMPAGGPPRSAINNPDLGPLDEPRKEGPRRAVLGVGGPEEESLEAALGLGDLAGLTVTNEAEPLQYDVAATKEAFRKTWNPKYTLRSHFDAVRALAFHPIEPVLITASEDHTLKMWNLQKTVPAKKSASLDVEPIYTFRAHSGPVTCLCVSSNGDQCYSGSTDSTIRCWNIPSPNIDPYDAFDPTVLGQALVGHTDAIWGVTIHSVKQQLLSCSSDGTVRLWSLQNKSPLLNTYTAEKDDGAPTSVDFVRCELSQMVAAYSSSVAVLYDLETAQPVAKLDARQGSDSGVSCQINRVVAHPTLPITITAHEDRHIKFFDNNSGKMVNTMVAHLDAVTSLAVDPNGLYLLSGSHDCSIRLWNLDSKTCVQEITSHRKKFDESIFDVAFHPSKPYIASAGADALAKVFV, from the exons ATGGACGACGGCTCGACTGGCAACCCGCACGCTGTGCCACCGGGCTCTAACCAACCCGGGATGATTCCCAACAAACCACAGACTCTCCAAGACGAGCAATCGCAGCAGACCAAGTACTCCATACCGGGTATTCTTCACTTCATCCAACATGAGTGGGCCCGCTTTGAGATGGAGAGGGCTCACTGGGAAGTTGAACGCGCTGAATTACAA GCCCGGATAGCTTTTTTACAAGGAGAAAGGAAAGGTCAAGAGAATTTGAAGAGAGACTTGGTCCGAAGGATAAAAATGTTAGAATATGCCCTCAAACAAGAGAG AGCAAAATACCATAAGTTGAAATACGGAACAGAACTGAACCAGGGGGAAATGAGACCACCAACCCCTCCTTCAG AtgaagagagagaaacagaCTCACCCTTGTCACAGAACAGTCAGGTGACATGGAGACAAGGCAGACAGCTACTCAGACA GTATTTACAAGAAATAGGCTATTCAGACACCATATTAGACGTGAGATCGAACCGCGTGCGGACGTTGTTGGGCCTTACGCCAAACGAGTCCACCAAACAGGACGGCGAGGCTGGGGAGGTCCTCGTGAACGGTGAACAGGAGAGGGAAGCCCGCAGAGATGCAGACAGGAG GCCAGTAGAGAAGAAGCGAGCGGGGATACCGGAGATTGACAGCGAGGCGTCAGTGTTGGCCACGTTTGACTTCCTGTCGTCGGAGGCCGTGGATGACGAGGACGAGGAGAACCTGAGCGACGGGGAGGAGGACGGCGGCGCGGCGGATGACGAGTCGGAAGATCGCGagcagaggaggaggagggaaaaGGGGAAAAAGGCGCTAGTACAG ATGATGGAGAATGAGAGCCTGGCAGGAATGGAGGATGTGTTGGCGGACCCAGAGACAGAAGAGGCCCTGGCAGAGTTTGACTTCCTGGTATCCGAGGCAGGCGAGGGTGCAG ACAAGTCCCCCACAACAGAAGAATGGGCCATGGACAAGAACTTACTGAACAAACTCAAGGAGGAATTCAAGAAAGAACGTAAGACCAAGAAAGGAGCTAAGC GCCCCAATCGCTCGACACTCCAAGCCATGTTGGCAAACCTGGGTGGGGACGATGACATTGTTATGCCCGCCGGGGGCCCCCCAAGGAGTGCAATCAACAACCCCGACTTGGGGCCTCTGGATGAACCAAGGAAAGAAG GCCCCAGAAGAGCAGTTTTAGGGGTAGGTGGGCCGGAAGAGGAGTCGTTGGAAGCAGCGCTCGGACTTGGCGACCTGGCAGGACTGACCGTAACCAATGAAGCGGAACCCCTTCAGTATGAT GTAGCAGCAACAAAAGAAGCGTTTAGGAAAACATGGAATCCAAAGTACACATTaagaag TCACTTTGATGCGGTCCGTGCGCTGGCATTCCATCCCATCGAGCCTGTCCTGATCACCGCGTCAGAAGACCACACCCTGAAGATGTGGAACCTACAGAAAACGGTTCCAGCCAAAAA GAGTGCCTCACTAGATGTGGAGCCAATCTACACATTCAGAGCACACTC AGGCCCAGTGACCTGCCTGTGTGTGAGCTCCAATGGTGACCAGTGTTACAGTGGCAGTACAGACTCCACCATTAGATGTTGGAACATCCCCAGCCCCAACATTGACCCTTATGATGCTTTTG ACCCAACAGTACTTGGCCAAGCCCTGGTTGGACACACTGATGCCATCTGGGGCGTGACCATCCACTCCGTCAAACAGCAACTCCTGTCATGCTCGTCCGACGGCACGGTGCGGTTATGGAGCCTACAGAACAAGTCCCCGCTACTCAACACTTACACTGCCGAGAAAG ATGACGGGGCTCCCACGTCCGTGGACTTCGTGCGGTGCGAGCTGAGTCAGATGGTGGCGGCGTACAGCTCGTCGGTCGCCGTGCTGTACGACCTGGAGACCGCACAGCCGGTCGCCAAACTGGACGCCAGGCAAGGCTCAG attCGGGCGTGTCGTGCCAGATCAACAGAGTGGTGGCTCACCCCACGCTGCCCATCACCATCACAGCACACGAGGACAGGCACATCAAATTCTTTGACAACAATTCAG GTAAGATGGTGAACACCATGGTGGCCCACCTGGACGCTGTGACCAGCCTGGCTGTGGACCCCAACGGCCTCTACCTGCTGTCAGGAA GTCATGACTGTTCCATCCGGCTGTGGAACCTGGATAGCAAGACCTGTGTACAGGAGATCACCTCTCATCGGAAGAAGTTTGACGAGTCCATTTTCGACGTGGCGTTCCACCCTTCGAAGCCATACATTGCCAGTGCAGGAGCGGACGCCCTGGCCAAGGTGTTTGTATGA
- the LOC136432547 gene encoding striatin-3-like isoform X4: protein MDDGSTGNPHAVPPGSNQPGMIPNKPQTLQDEQSQQTKYSIPGILHFIQHEWARFEMERAHWEVERAELQARIAFLQGERKGQENLKRDLVRRIKMLEYALKQERAKYHKLKYGTELNQGEMRPPTPPSDEERETDSPLSQNSQVTWRQGRQLLRQYLQEIGYSDTILDVRSNRVRTLLGLTPNESTKQDGEAGEVLVNGEQEREARRDADRRPVEKKRAGIPEIDSEASVLATFDFLSSEAVDDEDEENLSDGEEDGGAADDESEDREQRRRREKGKKALVQMMENESLAGMEDVLADPETEEALAEFDFLVSEAGEGADKSPTTEEWAMDKNLLNKLKEEFKKERPNRSTLQAMLANLGGDDDIVMPAGGPPRSAINNPDLGPLDEPRKEGPRRAVLGVGGPEEESLEAALGLGDLAGLTVTNEAEPLQYDVAATKEAFRKTWNPKYTLRSHFDAVRALAFHPIEPVLITASEDHTLKMWNLQKTVPAKKSASLDVEPIYTFRAHSGPVTCLCVSSNGDQCYSGSTDSTIRCWNIPSPNIDPYDAFDPTVLGQALVGHTDAIWGVTIHSVKQQLLSCSSDGTVRLWSLQNKSPLLNTYTAEKDDGAPTSVDFVRCELSQMVAAYSSSVAVLYDLETAQPVAKLDARQGSDSGVSCQINRVVAHPTLPITITAHEDRHIKFFDNNSGKMVNTMVAHLDAVTSLAVDPNGLYLLSGSHDCSIRLWNLDSKTCVQEITSHRKKFDESIFDVAFHPSKPYIASAGADALAKVFV, encoded by the exons ATGGACGACGGCTCGACTGGCAACCCGCACGCTGTGCCACCGGGCTCTAACCAACCCGGGATGATTCCCAACAAACCACAGACTCTCCAAGACGAGCAATCGCAGCAGACCAAGTACTCCATACCGGGTATTCTTCACTTCATCCAACATGAGTGGGCCCGCTTTGAGATGGAGAGGGCTCACTGGGAAGTTGAACGCGCTGAATTACAA GCCCGGATAGCTTTTTTACAAGGAGAAAGGAAAGGTCAAGAGAATTTGAAGAGAGACTTGGTCCGAAGGATAAAAATGTTAGAATATGCCCTCAAACAAGAGAG AGCAAAATACCATAAGTTGAAATACGGAACAGAACTGAACCAGGGGGAAATGAGACCACCAACCCCTCCTTCAG AtgaagagagagaaacagaCTCACCCTTGTCACAGAACAGTCAGGTGACATGGAGACAAGGCAGACAGCTACTCAGACA GTATTTACAAGAAATAGGCTATTCAGACACCATATTAGACGTGAGATCGAACCGCGTGCGGACGTTGTTGGGCCTTACGCCAAACGAGTCCACCAAACAGGACGGCGAGGCTGGGGAGGTCCTCGTGAACGGTGAACAGGAGAGGGAAGCCCGCAGAGATGCAGACAGGAG GCCAGTAGAGAAGAAGCGAGCGGGGATACCGGAGATTGACAGCGAGGCGTCAGTGTTGGCCACGTTTGACTTCCTGTCGTCGGAGGCCGTGGATGACGAGGACGAGGAGAACCTGAGCGACGGGGAGGAGGACGGCGGCGCGGCGGATGACGAGTCGGAAGATCGCGagcagaggaggaggagggaaaaGGGGAAAAAGGCGCTAGTACAG ATGATGGAGAATGAGAGCCTGGCAGGAATGGAGGATGTGTTGGCGGACCCAGAGACAGAAGAGGCCCTGGCAGAGTTTGACTTCCTGGTATCCGAGGCAGGCGAGGGTGCAG ACAAGTCCCCCACAACAGAAGAATGGGCCATGGACAAGAACTTACTGAACAAACTCAAGGAGGAATTCAAGAAAGAAC GCCCCAATCGCTCGACACTCCAAGCCATGTTGGCAAACCTGGGTGGGGACGATGACATTGTTATGCCCGCCGGGGGCCCCCCAAGGAGTGCAATCAACAACCCCGACTTGGGGCCTCTGGATGAACCAAGGAAAGAAG GCCCCAGAAGAGCAGTTTTAGGGGTAGGTGGGCCGGAAGAGGAGTCGTTGGAAGCAGCGCTCGGACTTGGCGACCTGGCAGGACTGACCGTAACCAATGAAGCGGAACCCCTTCAGTATGAT GTAGCAGCAACAAAAGAAGCGTTTAGGAAAACATGGAATCCAAAGTACACATTaagaag TCACTTTGATGCGGTCCGTGCGCTGGCATTCCATCCCATCGAGCCTGTCCTGATCACCGCGTCAGAAGACCACACCCTGAAGATGTGGAACCTACAGAAAACGGTTCCAGCCAAAAA GAGTGCCTCACTAGATGTGGAGCCAATCTACACATTCAGAGCACACTC AGGCCCAGTGACCTGCCTGTGTGTGAGCTCCAATGGTGACCAGTGTTACAGTGGCAGTACAGACTCCACCATTAGATGTTGGAACATCCCCAGCCCCAACATTGACCCTTATGATGCTTTTG ACCCAACAGTACTTGGCCAAGCCCTGGTTGGACACACTGATGCCATCTGGGGCGTGACCATCCACTCCGTCAAACAGCAACTCCTGTCATGCTCGTCCGACGGCACGGTGCGGTTATGGAGCCTACAGAACAAGTCCCCGCTACTCAACACTTACACTGCCGAGAAAG ATGACGGGGCTCCCACGTCCGTGGACTTCGTGCGGTGCGAGCTGAGTCAGATGGTGGCGGCGTACAGCTCGTCGGTCGCCGTGCTGTACGACCTGGAGACCGCACAGCCGGTCGCCAAACTGGACGCCAGGCAAGGCTCAG attCGGGCGTGTCGTGCCAGATCAACAGAGTGGTGGCTCACCCCACGCTGCCCATCACCATCACAGCACACGAGGACAGGCACATCAAATTCTTTGACAACAATTCAG GTAAGATGGTGAACACCATGGTGGCCCACCTGGACGCTGTGACCAGCCTGGCTGTGGACCCCAACGGCCTCTACCTGCTGTCAGGAA GTCATGACTGTTCCATCCGGCTGTGGAACCTGGATAGCAAGACCTGTGTACAGGAGATCACCTCTCATCGGAAGAAGTTTGACGAGTCCATTTTCGACGTGGCGTTCCACCCTTCGAAGCCATACATTGCCAGTGCAGGAGCGGACGCCCTGGCCAAGGTGTTTGTATGA
- the LOC136432547 gene encoding striatin-3-like isoform X1 gives MDDGSTGNPHAVPPGSNQPGMIPNKPQTLQDEQSQQTKYSIPGILHFIQHEWARFEMERAHWEVERAELQARIAFLQGERKGQENLKRDLVRRIKMLEYALKQERAKYHKLKYGTELNQGEMRPPTPPSDEERETDSPLSQNSQVTWRQGRQLLRQYLQEIGYSDTILDVRSNRVRTLLGLTPNESTKQDGEAGEVLVNGEQEREARRDADRRPVEKKRAGIPEIDSEASVLATFDFLSSEAVDDEDEENLSDGEEDGGAADDESEDREQRRRREKGKKALVQMMENESLAGMEDVLADPETEEALAEFDFLVSEAGEGAGEAKSTDGAEWGLDKSPTTEEWAMDKNLLNKLKEEFKKERKTKKGAKRPNRSTLQAMLANLGGDDDIVMPAGGPPRSAINNPDLGPLDEPRKEGPRRAVLGVGGPEEESLEAALGLGDLAGLTVTNEAEPLQYDVAATKEAFRKTWNPKYTLRSHFDAVRALAFHPIEPVLITASEDHTLKMWNLQKTVPAKKSASLDVEPIYTFRAHSGPVTCLCVSSNGDQCYSGSTDSTIRCWNIPSPNIDPYDAFDPTVLGQALVGHTDAIWGVTIHSVKQQLLSCSSDGTVRLWSLQNKSPLLNTYTAEKDDGAPTSVDFVRCELSQMVAAYSSSVAVLYDLETAQPVAKLDARQGSDSGVSCQINRVVAHPTLPITITAHEDRHIKFFDNNSGKMVNTMVAHLDAVTSLAVDPNGLYLLSGSHDCSIRLWNLDSKTCVQEITSHRKKFDESIFDVAFHPSKPYIASAGADALAKVFV, from the exons ATGGACGACGGCTCGACTGGCAACCCGCACGCTGTGCCACCGGGCTCTAACCAACCCGGGATGATTCCCAACAAACCACAGACTCTCCAAGACGAGCAATCGCAGCAGACCAAGTACTCCATACCGGGTATTCTTCACTTCATCCAACATGAGTGGGCCCGCTTTGAGATGGAGAGGGCTCACTGGGAAGTTGAACGCGCTGAATTACAA GCCCGGATAGCTTTTTTACAAGGAGAAAGGAAAGGTCAAGAGAATTTGAAGAGAGACTTGGTCCGAAGGATAAAAATGTTAGAATATGCCCTCAAACAAGAGAG AGCAAAATACCATAAGTTGAAATACGGAACAGAACTGAACCAGGGGGAAATGAGACCACCAACCCCTCCTTCAG AtgaagagagagaaacagaCTCACCCTTGTCACAGAACAGTCAGGTGACATGGAGACAAGGCAGACAGCTACTCAGACA GTATTTACAAGAAATAGGCTATTCAGACACCATATTAGACGTGAGATCGAACCGCGTGCGGACGTTGTTGGGCCTTACGCCAAACGAGTCCACCAAACAGGACGGCGAGGCTGGGGAGGTCCTCGTGAACGGTGAACAGGAGAGGGAAGCCCGCAGAGATGCAGACAGGAG GCCAGTAGAGAAGAAGCGAGCGGGGATACCGGAGATTGACAGCGAGGCGTCAGTGTTGGCCACGTTTGACTTCCTGTCGTCGGAGGCCGTGGATGACGAGGACGAGGAGAACCTGAGCGACGGGGAGGAGGACGGCGGCGCGGCGGATGACGAGTCGGAAGATCGCGagcagaggaggaggagggaaaaGGGGAAAAAGGCGCTAGTACAG ATGATGGAGAATGAGAGCCTGGCAGGAATGGAGGATGTGTTGGCGGACCCAGAGACAGAAGAGGCCCTGGCAGAGTTTGACTTCCTGGTATCCGAGGCAGGCGAGGGTGCAGGTGAGGCCAAGAGCACAGACGGTGCCGAGTGGGGGCTAG ACAAGTCCCCCACAACAGAAGAATGGGCCATGGACAAGAACTTACTGAACAAACTCAAGGAGGAATTCAAGAAAGAACGTAAGACCAAGAAAGGAGCTAAGC GCCCCAATCGCTCGACACTCCAAGCCATGTTGGCAAACCTGGGTGGGGACGATGACATTGTTATGCCCGCCGGGGGCCCCCCAAGGAGTGCAATCAACAACCCCGACTTGGGGCCTCTGGATGAACCAAGGAAAGAAG GCCCCAGAAGAGCAGTTTTAGGGGTAGGTGGGCCGGAAGAGGAGTCGTTGGAAGCAGCGCTCGGACTTGGCGACCTGGCAGGACTGACCGTAACCAATGAAGCGGAACCCCTTCAGTATGAT GTAGCAGCAACAAAAGAAGCGTTTAGGAAAACATGGAATCCAAAGTACACATTaagaag TCACTTTGATGCGGTCCGTGCGCTGGCATTCCATCCCATCGAGCCTGTCCTGATCACCGCGTCAGAAGACCACACCCTGAAGATGTGGAACCTACAGAAAACGGTTCCAGCCAAAAA GAGTGCCTCACTAGATGTGGAGCCAATCTACACATTCAGAGCACACTC AGGCCCAGTGACCTGCCTGTGTGTGAGCTCCAATGGTGACCAGTGTTACAGTGGCAGTACAGACTCCACCATTAGATGTTGGAACATCCCCAGCCCCAACATTGACCCTTATGATGCTTTTG ACCCAACAGTACTTGGCCAAGCCCTGGTTGGACACACTGATGCCATCTGGGGCGTGACCATCCACTCCGTCAAACAGCAACTCCTGTCATGCTCGTCCGACGGCACGGTGCGGTTATGGAGCCTACAGAACAAGTCCCCGCTACTCAACACTTACACTGCCGAGAAAG ATGACGGGGCTCCCACGTCCGTGGACTTCGTGCGGTGCGAGCTGAGTCAGATGGTGGCGGCGTACAGCTCGTCGGTCGCCGTGCTGTACGACCTGGAGACCGCACAGCCGGTCGCCAAACTGGACGCCAGGCAAGGCTCAG attCGGGCGTGTCGTGCCAGATCAACAGAGTGGTGGCTCACCCCACGCTGCCCATCACCATCACAGCACACGAGGACAGGCACATCAAATTCTTTGACAACAATTCAG GTAAGATGGTGAACACCATGGTGGCCCACCTGGACGCTGTGACCAGCCTGGCTGTGGACCCCAACGGCCTCTACCTGCTGTCAGGAA GTCATGACTGTTCCATCCGGCTGTGGAACCTGGATAGCAAGACCTGTGTACAGGAGATCACCTCTCATCGGAAGAAGTTTGACGAGTCCATTTTCGACGTGGCGTTCCACCCTTCGAAGCCATACATTGCCAGTGCAGGAGCGGACGCCCTGGCCAAGGTGTTTGTATGA